The window CCGGTGCGGTGATCCACGCGATGCACGAGGCGCTGCACCACACGCACAGCCAGGCCGATGCGCAGGACATGCGCAACATGGGCGGGCTCAAGAAGTACATGCCGATCACGTGGGTCACGATGTGGATCGGCACGCTCGCCATCGCCGGCATCTGGCCGTTTGCGGGCTTCTTCTCGAAGGACGAGATCATCTGGATGGCCGCCGCGCACGCGGTCGGTCCCTTCGAGACCTGGTTCCGCGTCATCTGGATCGTGGCGCTCATCGCCGCGATGCTGACCGCGTTCTACATGACGCGCCTGATGGTCATGACGTTCCACGGCGAGAACCGCACGGGCGAGCGCGAGCGTGGCTACCTGCGCGAGGTCCCGCCGGTGATGTGGGTGCCGCTCGCGGTCCTCGCCGTGCTCTCGATCGTGGGCGGCTGGATCAACGTGCCGGAGGCGATCGGCCACATGCCGGTGCTCGGCTGGATCCCGCACAGCGAGTGGCTGCACGACTGGCTGCACCCGCTGACGGAAACGGCCGACGGCATCATGGTGCAGAACGCCGGCGAGCTCGCCGAGCGGTCGCCGCTCGGCGGTGGCGCGGCGATGTGGGCCGCGGTCTCCTTCGCCCTTGCGACGGCCGTCGTCGTGCTGACGGCGCTCACGCTCGGCCGACGGCGCGTCTTGCCCGCGGACCAGGCTGAGGAGGCGACCGGGTTCCGCAGCGTCCTCTACAACAAGTGGTACGTGGACGAGATCTACGACGCGATCGTGGTGCGGCCGGTGCTCGCGCTGTCGCGGTTCTTTGCGCGCTGGATCGACCAGGGCGTGATCGACGGCGTGGCCAACGGCGCAGGCTACGCTTCGCGCGCATTGGGCTGGGTCAACTCGCGCATGCAGACCGGACTGGTCAATGGTTACGCGTTCATGATCGTCCTGGGCGCGCTGCTCCTCCTCGCCTTTATGCTGGGCTAGCATGCTGGAATCGATCGGGTATCCGGGCTGGGCGCTGACGGCGCTCATCGTCGTGCCGCTCCTCGGCATGGTGGCTGTACTGGCCGGCGACGAGGCGCGCGCGAAGCACACCGCCCTCGGCGTTACGCTGCTCACCGCGCTGATCTCGCTGCCGCTCTGGTTCGGCTTCAACGCGGCATCGGGCGGGATGCAGTTCGCCGTGAATGCACCGTGGATCCCCGGCTGGGGGATCTGGTACCGGCTGGGCGTGGACGGCATCAGTGTACTGCTGGTGCTCCTGCTCACCATGCTCATGCCGCTCGCCGTGCTCGGCAGCTATCGCTACATCACGCGGCGCGAGCGTGCCTTCTACGCCAACATGCTGCTGCTCGAGACGGGCGTCGTCGGTGCGTTCATGGCGATGGACCTGTTCCTGTTCTTCGTCTTCTTCGAGCTGATGCTGGTGCCGATGTACTTCATCATCGGCATCTGGGGCGGCCAGCGGCGCGTGTACGCGGCCATCAAGTTCTTCCTGTTCACCGGTATCGGCTCGCTGCTGATGCTGGTGGGCATCCTGTACCTGTTCTTCAAGCATCGGGCGCTGACCGGAGACGCGTCCTTCGCGTACTTCGACCTGCTGCGCGTGCCGCTCACGTTCACAGAGCAGTACTGGCTGTTCGGCGCGTTCGCACTGGCGTTCCTGATCAAGCTGCCGGTGTTCCCGTTCCACACGTGGCTGCCGGACGCACACGTGGAGGCGCCCACGCCGGGGTCGGTGCTGCTGGCGTCCGTGCTGCTGAAGCTGGGCGGCTACGGCTTCCTGCGCTTCCTGCTGCCGCTCTTCCCGCATGCGGCGACGCATCCCACGATCGTCGGGATCCTGATGTTCCTGGCGCTGATGGGCATCATCTACTGCGCGTGGGTCGCCGCGGTGCAGCCGGACGCGAAGAAGCTGATCGCCTACACGTCCGTTTCGCACATGGGCTTCGTGGTGCTCGGCATCTTCGCCCTCACAATCCAGGGCGCGCAGGGCGCGATGATCGTGATGCTGTCGCACGGGCTCTCGACGGGCGCGATGTTCCTCCTGCTCGGCATGCTCTACGAGCGGCGTCATACGCGCCTGATCGCCGACTTCGGTGGACTCGCCGCCGTGGCGCCGCTCATGGGCACCGCATTCATCATCACGGCCTTTGCGAGCATCGGGCTGCCGGGTACGAGCGGGTTCATCGGTGAGTTCCTGGCGCTGCTCGGGACGTTCCAGACGCATCCGTGGGTCGCGATCATTGCCGCGACCGGCGTCATCTTCGCCGCGTACTACATGCTGCCGATGGTCCAGCGCATCTGGTTCAACCGCCTCGACCGGAGCGAGAACGAGCGGCTGCCCGACCTGACCCCGCGCGAGATCGCCGTGCTCGCGCCGCTGATCGCGGGCATGATCTGGATGGGCGTCTACCCGAAGCCGTTCCTCGAGCGGACGGAGCAGACGCTCGTGCAGGTGCTGGAAACCGTGGAGATCCGTACGTCGCCGGGCATGGCGGCGCTCAACGTGCTGCCCCCGTCGCCGCAGGCCGGCGACCCGGGCGCGGCCGTGCAATAGGGCGGAGGACGATACACCGTGCAGGGGCTGACGCTTGATTTTGCGCGCCAGGCGGACTACGCGCTGGCGCTGCTCCCCGAGATCGTGCTCTCGGTCTGGGGAATGCTCGTGCTGATGGTCGACGTCTTCCAGAAGGGCTCGCGTTCCGGGCCATCCTGGCGGGGCCTCGGCTGGTTCACGCTCGTCGGGCTGGTGCTCGCCGCAGCGGCGAACTGGTGGCTGGGCGGAGTGAACGAGGCCAACCTGGCCGGCAGCATCGCACTCGACTCGTTCCGCACCTTCAGCAACTACATCTTCCTGGCGTCGGGCGCGTTCTTCGTGCTCATCGCCGACCGCTACCTCGACGAGGAGCGGATGCTGCTGGGCGAGATCTACGCGCTCATCCTGTTCGCCACCGTCGGCATGATGACGTTTGCCGGCACGCGCGA of the Longimicrobiales bacterium genome contains:
- a CDS encoding NADH-quinone oxidoreductase subunit M, with translation MLESIGYPGWALTALIVVPLLGMVAVLAGDEARAKHTALGVTLLTALISLPLWFGFNAASGGMQFAVNAPWIPGWGIWYRLGVDGISVLLVLLLTMLMPLAVLGSYRYITRRERAFYANMLLLETGVVGAFMAMDLFLFFVFFELMLVPMYFIIGIWGGQRRVYAAIKFFLFTGIGSLLMLVGILYLFFKHRALTGDASFAYFDLLRVPLTFTEQYWLFGAFALAFLIKLPVFPFHTWLPDAHVEAPTPGSVLLASVLLKLGGYGFLRFLLPLFPHAATHPTIVGILMFLALMGIIYCAWVAAVQPDAKKLIAYTSVSHMGFVVLGIFALTIQGAQGAMIVMLSHGLSTGAMFLLLGMLYERRHTRLIADFGGLAAVAPLMGTAFIITAFASIGLPGTSGFIGEFLALLGTFQTHPWVAIIAATGVIFAAYYMLPMVQRIWFNRLDRSENERLPDLTPREIAVLAPLIAGMIWMGVYPKPFLERTEQTLVQVLETVEIRTSPGMAALNVLPPSPQAGDPGAAVQ